In the genome of Botrytis cinerea B05.10 chromosome 13, complete sequence, one region contains:
- the Bcrds3 gene encoding Bcrds3, protein MSRHHPDLVMCRKQSGIAIGRLCDKCDGKCPVCDSYVRPTTLVRICEECSFGNYQNKCVVCGGEGISDAFYCFECTRLEKDRDGCPKIINLGSSRTDLFYQKKNFRNH, encoded by the exons ATGTCTCGCCATCATCC AGATCTCGTAATGTGCAGAAAGCAATCCGGTATTGCTATCGGACGTCTCTGCGATAAATGCGATGGAAAGTGTCCTGTATGCGATTCCTACGTCCGTCCCACAACCCTCGTACGCATCTGCGAAGAGTGCAGTTTCGGAAACTATCAAAACAAATGTGTCGTGTGTGGAGGTGAAGGTATTTCAGACGCTTTCTATTGCTTTGAATGTACAAGATTGGAGAAGGACCGCGATGGATGTCCGAAGATTATCAATCTGGGTAGTAGTAGGACGGATTTATTCTATCA aaaaaagaattttcgGAATCATTAG